In Solanum pennellii chromosome 7, SPENNV200, the following are encoded in one genomic region:
- the LOC107024993 gene encoding 40S ribosomal protein S9-1-like — translation MLLTLDEKDLRRIFEGADLLRRMNKYWLLDESQIKLDYVLALTVENFVERRLQTLIFKTGMAKSIHHARVLIRQRHIRVGRQVVNVASFRVRADSQKHIDFSLTSLFGDGCPGKVKRKNQKSTAMKDDGVMVMMKRMKNDQHSVLV, via the coding sequence ATGCTTCTGACATTGGATGAGAAGGATCTACGTCGTATCTTTGAAGGTGCAGATCTCTTGAGGAGGATGAACAAGTATTGGTTGTTGGATGAGAGCCAAATCAAGCTCGATTATGTCTTGGCACTCACTGTGGAGAACTTTGTTGAGCGTCGTCTCCAAACACTTATTTTCAAGACTGGCATGGCTAAGTCAATTCATCATGCCAGAGTGCTTATCAGGCAAAGGCATATCAGAGTTGGGAGGCAGGTGGTGAATGTTGCTTCTTTTAGGGTGAGAGCAGACTCCCAAAAGCACATTGACTTCTCTCTCACTAGTCTGTTTGGCGATGGGTGTCCTGGAAAAGTTAAGCGAAAGAACCAAAAGTCTACTGCCATGAAGGATGATGGAGTGATGGTCATGATGAAGAGGATGAAGAATGATCAACATAGTGTTTTGGTCTAA